From the Priestia koreensis genome, one window contains:
- a CDS encoding spore germination protein GerPB: MNFYVNQSIYIQVLKVNAVSNSSILQIGSVGALTANSNLFNTGGFTEPAPKPGKSSTLASVSPTTLQPLQATPGVPSTTLTPPKPE, encoded by the coding sequence TTGAACTTTTACGTTAATCAAAGTATCTACATCCAGGTTCTGAAGGTTAATGCCGTGTCCAACTCATCTATTTTACAAATCGGCAGCGTGGGCGCTTTGACTGCTAACTCCAACTTATTTAATACAGGAGGATTTACAGAGCCTGCACCGAAGCCTGGAAAAAGCTCAACATTAGCTTCTGTGTCGCCAACAACTTTGCAGCCCCTTCAGGCAACACCAGGCGTCCCGTCCACTACTCTTACTCCCCCAAAACCAGAATGA
- a CDS encoding DUF418 domain-containing protein, translating into MSVRYKSIDSIRGFALLGILLVNMPDFYSPHLYMSQEQPLVRDVASFFIDVVARASFYPLFAMLFGFGFMIMFENARKQGHSFSSMYRRRLVGLFLLGCIHAFLIWYGDILISYALCGAVLWFFKDASVKRLLTSGLSIWLFPVFIVASLLIVSGDMTEETGLYQQIIKESFETYASGTLGMIIHQRLQDWLYLNNVYSAPFLFVSIFPFFLFGAAAAKAKVVQKVENYVLFLKGTLLLSACFFLLGKLLPYIVGGKRSYALCS; encoded by the coding sequence TTGTCAGTTCGATACAAATCCATTGATAGTATAAGAGGCTTCGCATTGCTTGGCATTTTACTCGTGAATATGCCTGATTTTTACTCGCCTCATCTATATATGAGTCAAGAGCAACCACTCGTTCGTGATGTTGCTTCCTTTTTCATCGACGTTGTAGCACGAGCAAGCTTTTATCCGCTATTCGCGATGTTATTTGGTTTTGGATTCATGATTATGTTTGAAAATGCTCGCAAGCAGGGGCATTCATTTTCTTCGATGTATCGAAGAAGGTTAGTAGGTCTCTTTTTGCTCGGGTGCATTCATGCCTTCCTCATTTGGTACGGAGATATATTAATTAGCTATGCGCTGTGTGGAGCTGTGCTGTGGTTTTTTAAAGATGCCTCCGTAAAAAGACTTTTAACAAGTGGTCTCTCTATTTGGCTTTTTCCGGTTTTTATCGTTGCCTCACTGTTAATAGTGTCTGGTGATATGACAGAAGAGACCGGTCTTTATCAACAAATAATAAAAGAGTCATTTGAGACATATGCAAGTGGTACACTTGGAATGATCATTCATCAGAGACTTCAAGATTGGTTGTATTTAAATAATGTCTATTCGGCCCCTTTTTTATTTGTATCGATTTTTCCTTTCTTTTTATTTGGAGCAGCTGCCGCCAAGGCAAAGGTCGTTCAAAAAGTAGAGAACTACGTGCTCTTTCTAAAAGGAACATTACTTCTTTCTGCCTGTTTCTTTTTGTTAGGTAAGCTGTTGCCATACATAGTGGGGGGAAAACGCAGTTATGCGCTATGTTCATGA
- a CDS encoding spore germination protein produces MPAIVGVINMNSVGSGSVFHIGDVYSISPVSSAKTFAGAGSFNTGDGLRVWNQQSSTNTNDQDVNDQTITGNL; encoded by the coding sequence ATGCCAGCAATTGTAGGAGTAATTAACATGAACAGCGTTGGTAGCGGTAGTGTATTCCATATCGGTGACGTATACAGCATCTCGCCAGTTTCTTCCGCCAAAACATTTGCTGGTGCTGGATCATTTAATACCGGAGATGGATTACGCGTCTGGAATCAACAAAGTTCAACGAATACAAATGATCAAGATGTTAATGATCAAACCATTACTGGAAACTTATAA